The window tttattttttgactggtcgtggaaaaaaaaaaaactgctggttGCAGCTCTACTGTTAAGCAAATTGAGACACTCCGTGTGATGGACTGGGCATCAAATACTTCCAGCACTTGTGTGCTAAGTAAAAGGAGTGAATCAAAAGTTACCTTGACAGAAACCTTTTCGTGCTGATATAATACTTATTTATACACGAAATATTATACATACTGTTTATGCACCATTCCAAACCATTACAATGAGATCACGCTTAGTATAGCTTCTTTTACCAGTGTTAATTGTAGGTGTTTAAGCTGATTTTGCTCGATAGGACTGTCACTTCCACAAGTAATGTTTTGTGCGTAGCCTCACTTTTGTGGTGGTTCCATGTTTGCTGGATAGTTTTTGTTGCCAACACCCAAACATGGGGGGGCAGAAGTTAATTAAGCAGTCTTGTATAGATTTTGACATTTGGGAAGAAAAGGAGTTTGGTTTATTTAGCACACTGTTCACAAGCTGTGGAGGGCACTGAATGCATGGCAAACTGTTTACAACTTGCATTAAACAAAAACCCTTCGGGcacagttgctgttttttttttttttttttaaacagttgaaattaactgtttgtttttttgtgttcatttactgaactctttttttttttttttgctcaacaGTTGGTGTCAAAGTGCTTCCTGAGATGTATTCACTTCTTTCTGGGAAGTAGTTAATGCTagttgagccttttttttttaacttttcatcaACAtcgtgtgttcatgtgtgcgtgaatgtctgtttttattttttacttgaaTATTGACAAGCTTTGAATTGTTGAAGTGATGTCAGTGTTTCATTATTCAGGGTTGTCAGTTATGTAGTTCGTCCTCAAACTACCAATGCTGCATTTCAGATTTTCTTAAGAGGTCAGAGTGAACCTTCTAGCTGTTTGAGGATGGCTACTATTGAGTTATGGTTTAATACcatttactgtaactgtaataCTGTTcatgacaataaagttttttGATAAATAGTTCCTTAATGGTCACTTGGCTAAGTAAGGAAAGAGTCCCCCAATGAACACCTTTAATGTGAGAAAAATATTAGAATCATAAAAGGGAGATTAAATTCAGGACTATAAGCCAATAGCACTAGAAAGGGTGTGCTATTCTGCCTTTAGTTCAGGTTAAGTAGTCTGTAATGGttgcatttattttacattttatagtgAATCAGAGAGGACATATAACTGAGCTGGTGActgcatttttatgctttttattaGCAGAAATTCCTCCCCCCTTTTTATCTCTTTAATATGTGTACCAGCAAGCAGGCTTTAAGAATCAGTTATCTGATGCAAAAATAAAGAAGGGTGTATCTAGGGTGTGGCGTATGCCAAACGTGATAAAGTCTACAACACCCTAAGGTTTACACAGTACTCAAATATATTTAGGGCCACTTTTAGGTAGGAAGGGTTCTTTAAACTTAAAAATTACAGACTACTTCAGGGAAAAAGTTTCTTTCAACTCCCTCAATTAAGTTTAGCTGTCTTCCTTTGTTGAGGTCATTAGTAATTTAATTTCAGTTCGAACGTGCTCGAGGCTTGTAATGGCTAGTGGATCATTACCGCTGCTACCACATGAAATCAGGTGATGGAATGAAGTCAGTCTCGCCCCCTCAGGGTAAGGCTAAAAGGTATTTCCAGGGAATCTCAAAACCTAATCTGTGTAAAAACAAAGTTATACAAACAACGAATCATGAAATTCCAATTCTTTATGGACACATCACaccaaaaacaatatttttctgtCCACTCATTATGAGATGGAGTGTTTTGCCCCCATGAGGTATAAAGAACCCAAAATCTCAGTACAGTTAACTGCAAAAGTAACTGCTGCCGTATTATGTAAGGACTGTTATTGGTGTTCAGGCTTTGTCTCTGCATTTGTGTTGGGACTTGTTGTTCCTCCAGAGCCTCCCTCAGCAGGGCCGTTCTGCACAGagcttttggttttgtttctctgtgtcacACAGCCTCTCTGTACACGTCAAAGTCCTTACAAAAACCACACAATGCACGTTGAGGCCTGCTTGTATCACACTGTCAATCAAACGGCACATTACAGTTAATATCTAATATAAGGGTGCTGTGACTCACACAGTGGACAGGTATTGGAAATTACCAAATAATTTATTGTAACTTTGTTTCTTGTTCACAcagtgctataaaaaaaaaaaaaaattccctcccaatttttttttttttttcatatttgtcacgCACTTTAACACTAATTTTTATATTAGATGAAAATAACCAGAgtgaatacaaaatgcagttttaaaatgaggATTTCCCCTCTTCTATCAGTAAACATTTAGAGTGGAGTAGCTGTAAGCTtactctgacctcacttttaacagcctaaatatatttttaagccCTGTAAATTTCATGTAGttaagaagaactttgaaaatACAATGTTATCATTACAGGTTATTTCTGATAATCCCACAACTGATTGCTGCAGAAGCTACAGATGTCATTCAATGTTTTCACACATATTTAATGTTAAAGCCGGCTGAGTCCTGCAAAGCGATGAGCTGAAGCCAAATGCTGTTCTTTTCTTGCCAGAGGGCAGAAAACAAGTTAATGtgagtgaatttaaaaaatccCCACGTCTCTTTGAACACTAAAGCTATGCcaggaaaacaaaactacaaacaaGTATGGCACGTTGGGGGGGGTTAGATTTGTACTTGGATTTCAGTGCAGGTCGTTCTTACCCTGTCACTGCATAGTGATCACCAGCTGTCGTTCCTCCAGAGACTCCCTGCCGAGGGCCACCGTTCTGAGTTCACACTGCTTTCGTTTTTCCAGTTTCCACGTGACTCAGCTGGTCCAAACAGAATTTAAAACCCCACCAACCTGCACTGTCTAACAGTGGAAAAGGAAATGACTAGAACACCACAGAGCTCCATCACCACTGACTGGTGAGTTAAAAAAGGTCTAATTTTCTTCCTAGCAGCTCATATATAAATGACATCAAGTGTTTCTATTCAATAGGCGTGCCTCTCATAATGTCAGCAGATTTACTCCAGCAGACTTTTAAGCCTTCAAGTTGTATCTTGTCCATTTCTCTTCTACAGTATCTGAATTCTACGCCATCCTAAAGGATTACTGAACTGAAGGAAATTGCAGAATGGCAGACTTTGAACTATATACCTACCAGCAGGAAGTGGTTGAAAGGGCTCTTAAGAGAGAGAATATCATAATCTGGCTGCCGACAGGAGGTGGAAAAACCCGTGCTGCAGTGTATGTGGCCAAAAGACACCTGGAGACCACACCAAAGGCTAAAGTGATGGTCCTGGTAAACAAGGTACACAAAGTAGAAAGTAGAGAATGAGTTTTATAACAATTATAAACTTGGTGGGGCTTGAAGTTCAcaaaatgtcttctttttttaatgccgTTTGTAATTCAGGTTCACCTTGTTGATCAACATTACAACAAAGAGTTTGAGCCTCACCTGAGTCGTGACTATGATATTAGGAAAGTCAGTGGAGTGAGTGATGAGAAGGACTTTTTTGGGTTAGTGGTGCAGGACTCAGATGTGGTCATCTGCACAGCACAGATCTTGTACAACGCTCTGATTAACAAGGAGGAAGCAAGACATGTTGAGCTGTCAGGTGAGTGAAAGTAAGCTTAAACATTCTGATTATGATTTTATGTTGAACTGAATTGACTTGAGGATTTGTCACAGATATCACTCTGCTGATAATCGATGAGTGCCACCACACTCACAAAGAGGGAGTCTACAACAAAATAATGAGACTCTATGTGGAGAAAAAGTTGAGAGAAGAACAACCACTGCCACAGATCCTGGGTCTCACAGCATCCCCGGGGACAGGGGGCGCAAAGACCCTGGACAAGGCTGTGGAGCACGTACTGCAGGTCAGGGATTCATTTTACGTTTGTTCTTTTATATAATTTGTCACTAAGATTTATTCTCGCAGTCTTCTCATCACTGATCATGCTCTCCCTTTCAGATTTGTGCCAACTTGGACTCAGCCATAGTTTCAACTAAAAAATATGCTCCGGAGCTGAAGGAAAGGGTACCCAGACCCAAAAGATTCTTCGACATTGTGGAACAGAGAGCTAAAGTAAGCAGATTTTTCTTAGCTGGTGTTGTTACAAATGAAGTAACAAATGCAAATGCTGCGTCAGCAATGTGTGCCTGTGCAGCATGTCCCAAATAATCTAACACACACAAATTGAAAGCAGCATCAGTTAGTTCACCTCCAGAACTTAGAAGTATGCGCTCATCTGGCAATTGGAGCAAAACTGCGTTTTGCGTCCTCAGATGTTTGTAGACCAGCGTTGGTGCTGAGTCATGGAAGAGCCTGAGGACTGTAAATGCTGTTTTAACCTGTCTGTACCTATCAGTACGGTCTTTGAGGCTGCACGTTATTTAGTATAAGAACCTGAAAATGAAAGTACCTAAAAGACTGTGTCAGACATTAGAAGTGTGAGAGTTGGTAACCCTGCATTATAGTAACAATTTTTCACCATTGAACGTTAAGTGCAAGCCAGCCATGTTGCTACCAGAGAAAACTGATGAGCACTGCTAACTACGTGGAACCAGTACAGATgctattatttatataaaaaataaaagtctgggACAGCCACCACTTGGCAAAATCACGATATGCTAGTAAACACAAATACGTGTTTTTCTTGGAGGATCCTTTTGGTGATCATCTGAAATGGATGATGAGCCTTATCCACGATTACATGGATCTTCCTCCAGACTTCAGACTGCGAGAGTGTGGAACACAAGAATATGAGGCAGACGTGGTGATTCTGGAGCAGCGAGGTAAGAAtcctgtgattttatttttttttttttttttagggtgttTTCTCATGATGGCAAAGTAAATTTATTAGAATTGAGGTAATCAAATATTTAGAGAAAgcatttcttctgtttattaTCTGTGGTCTTTGTCCAGGAGTACAAGAGAACAACAGGCTGCTTGCGCAATGTGCATTACACCTCAGGCAGTACAGCGATGCCCTGCTCATCAATGACACCCTGCGGATGGTTGATGCTTATCGCTCTCTAAAGGAGTTCTATATCACAAAGCGCACCATGACCATTGATGGGACAGACTTCTTCCTGTTGGGGCTTTTTGAAGGTGAGAATCCTCAAATTTTCATTACTTGTCCTGATATGTTAACGCCATGTTTTCGTGATTTTAGCAAATCTAACCATCAATATTTTGTTGCACACAGAGAATCAGGTGGAGCTAAAGAACCTTGCTATGGATTCTCAGTTTGAGAACCCAAAGATGGCCAAACTTCAGAGCACTCTACTAGAACAGTTTGGTTCAGGTGTCCCATCGAAGGGAATCATCTTCAGTAAAACTCGTAAAAGCACCCACTGCCTGAAAGACTGGGTCCTCAAAAACAGGGAGCTGCAGGAAGCCGGCATTAAAGCAGACATCCTCACCGGAGCTGGCAGTGGCATCAACTACATGACACAGGTGTGCTGATATACAGTCTTCACCTATAAGCTTTGAATCATTCAATTTCAGTGACTTCTTTGTGGACATTTCTGTAtctttctgtgcttttatttgcatatttcttATAGAACGAACAGGCAGAAACAATCCAGAATTTCCGCCGGGGTGCTCTGAACCTCCTGATCTCCACCAGTGTGGCTGAAGAAGGTCTTGACATACCTGAATGCAACCTGGTGGTGCGCTATGGACTCCTTACAAATGAGATCGCCCAGCAGCAGGCCACTGGACGTGCACGAGCAAAAGACAGTCGGTATTCAGTGGTTGCCCAGGCGGGCGGACGCGAAGTTCGCCGAGAGCACATGAATGAATATCTGGAGGACCTGACTGGAAAAGCCATTGCCTCTGTCCAAAGTCTGAGCCACCGCGAGTTTCACACAAAGGTGAATGTGCAGCACTCTACCCATCTCTAACTAACTTCACTCATCAGTTTTATTGACCTCATCTTTCATTCTTTATCTCCAGATAACCGAGCTTCAAGAGAAGGCATTCTTTTGCAGTAAACTTGAACAGCGACACCAAGCAGACAGGAGGAGCCGTAACACTGCTGCCAGTATCCAGCTCCTGTGTCGAAACTGTTTTACACCCGTGGCTTCAGGCAGTGATATTAAGCTTGTCGATAATGTGCAGTATGTCAACATCAACCCTGACTTTAAGTGAGTTGAAATTGTTGTGATACAAGAGTTAAAGCAAAAAATATATTCATGCTGAAGTGAAACAtctttgcttcctgtttgttctCAGGAGGCACTACAAAGTCGGAGAGCAGGTGTTTCTCGACAGGAGCTTTGAGGACTGGGAGCCTGGGTGTAGACTCAGATGTAAAATATGCAACAAGGTACAGTGTACTCCCTTTTTAATAATACTGTATCTAAACAGAGCCGCATTAAGGTTTATGTCAGAATCTGAGTGTAATTCTTATGCAAATTCACAGGAATGGGGATTTGAGATCAAGTACAAGAAGTCTGCCTTAATGCCAAATCTAGCCATTAAAAACTTTGCCCTGGAGACCCCTGATGGCAGAAGgacagtgaagaaatggaagGATGTACCTTTCACTGTTGAGGACTTCAGCATCGAAGAATACATCGAGGAAAACTTCCCCGACTTATTTAATTGAGATGCCAATAAGAGAGCTCTCTCATTGGCTTTTCTTCTGCACTTTAATGTCCACCTTTATTGTATGTTCACGTGTTCATCAACACAGACTTCAAAAATTCTGTACTGTAACATGAACCTTAACCGGCATGAACATCTGACATTTTATCAGGGCAATATTCATTCATGAATTCTTTTAgctatttaatgtttttagatGTAATACtacccgtgtgtgtgtatagtatGCTATTATGGTTTTTGACAATTTATGTAACAAAATTTTTCTATGGTAACCTAGTCTTAAGAAATATCATTGTTCACTAATTGCTGAAATCATCCCCTTTTCTGTTTATGATGTATCAGTTTTTTAAACTAAATCTAAAGTTGATGAATTTAACACCTTCAGTCACTTTGTGTACATCACTTTCTGTAGTTATTGattgtactgtaatattcacCTAAAGAGATTATGTaggcagaaaatgtttttttttttttcccaccaaaaTTCCTGTATTGTGACCAAACTGTTGAACAGTTCATAATTTTGCCTTTATTAACCTGTAGGTGTCAGTGTTGGACAGCCAGTGTCCACACCCTGAGAAGTGCTGCAATTCTTGTCTGTTATTGCTGACAGACGATATTAATTTAACCAGGACTGAAACATTCCACGTGGATTTTCACAATCAAAAACTGTCCATGGGTCTGATGTAATAGAAGTGTCTGAATCCACAGATAATCTGTAAAAATGCTGAGATTGAATGACTCCACTAACAGCCAAACGTGACGCCCATGAGCAAGGCGTTTGAACCCCAACCGCTTCCGTGAATTGTACCAGCAACATGGCTGGTCAGACTGTGCCGTCTCCTGACGTGTCTGTAAGAGGGATGTGCATTCAGCTGGCTGAAAGGGTGCACAGTACCTGCTTTGGTGATGCTATAAAAATGTATGTTTATCTCTCTGCATAAAAGTattgcataaataaaaataggtgAAAACACAGTTTCAGACCTGAACACTCTGAGTATAGTCTTCAAGAGACTAGGGTTCAAAGTTGTATGTCATTTATTTACTAGTgttaaataaatctataaacTCATATCAAGTAATCCCCTCTCTTCACTTATTTGCAGCACCAGTTCACCacctgtattttttaaaaatatctttatttaCCCATAATGTCTCTGAAGTAGGCATTCCTCACATCCCCCTGCACAGTTTTGTGCAGAAATCATGCATTAAATGCCCTCCTTTGTGTGAGTGCGCACAGAGCCTGGAGCAGAATGCTTTTGTTGACTGAGAAAGTTGATAATCACTGTATGTGATACTCATCATCTCTGACCAGGGTTTTTTCGATCTTGCTTCATAGTGAGCCACTCTGATCAGACTTTTAGGGCTTAATGTTGTGCACAATTTGGAATTATAACTTGGCGTTCATTTCCCTTCTATGGTCAAACTGAACAAAAGGATGTTGCATAATTTTAAACTCTATTTGTAGAGAGCTGGAGGCCACACCAAAGGCTAAAGTGATGGTCCTGGTAAAAAGCAGTGCATAAACATACAAAGCAGCCAGGATAAAGGAAGCAGAGATGGATTTCTATAACAAACATGCTTCTAAAGCTGCAGTGGCTAAAGGTgactaaatgtgtttttcatgcaTTCTATTATTTTGGTTTGCCTTGCTGACCAACATTACAGCTAAGAATTTGAACCTTACCTGGTCATGTCAGCGGAGAGGGCGATAAGAAGCATTTCATTACTGGTGCAGGAGTCAGACCCTTTCATCTGCACAGCACAGATCTTATTCAGTGCTTTGACTAACAAGGAGGAGGCAAGACATGCTGAGCTCTCAGGTGAGTGAAAGTCAGCATTTCTAACATTTTAGGAATTGGGACACTGGGTGTAAAATAagatgtaatatatatataataataatgtaatataaCTATAACAAGGTACAGTGTACCCTCTGtttaataatacaataaatgcTAGTGTAAATAGACCCACAGTTAGTGACTGTGTTGTTCTTATGTAAATTCACATGAATCGGATAAAGTACAAGAAGCTTGTCTTCCTGCCCAATGCAGcgattatgtatttttttcccctagaTATGATCTATCAACTTTCAGACTAAATCTAAAGTTGATGACTTTAAATTAAGATTCATTTTCAAGTGTAGAGCTATTGAGTTCACTTTCatgcaaaacaataaatgaaaccaaaaacaagTACTGCTGAAGCTCTTTTCTTGCTAGAGAGCAGAAAACAAGTTACATAAGatgacattaaaacacacagtttttttttgtttggttttttttttggtgccacTGCTAACAAGCTGTTTGTTACATCAGGAAAGCAAAACTATGGGTAGGGCGAGTTAGAGTACACACTTGAGTCATTACCTGTCGTTCCTCCAGAGACTCCCTCATGGGGACCAACTTTCTGAGTTCACACTGCTTTCGTTTTCCAGTTTCCACGTGACACAGCTGTCCCAAATAGAATCTGAAACCCCACCAACCTGCAGTGTCTGGtaacagctgaaaaaacaagctgaaaaatACACAGAGCTCTATCACTGGTGAGTTCAAAAGGCTTGCTTTCTTTCTAGCAGCTCAAAGACAAGTGACAGGTTTTCTTTTTATACCGTGTGCACGTCTGGTAGAgcgcttgttttgttttgtcaccAGCTTTACTCCAGCAGATTTATAAGACTTAGAGTTTCAAGTCATAACTTGGTGTCCATTTCTCTTCTACAGTATCTGAATTCTACGCCAT is drawn from Archocentrus centrarchus isolate MPI-CPG fArcCen1 chromosome 8, fArcCen1, whole genome shotgun sequence and contains these coding sequences:
- the dhx58 gene encoding ATP-dependent RNA helicase DHX58; this translates as MADFELYTYQQEVVERALKRENIIIWLPTGGGKTRAAVYVAKRHLETTPKAKVMVLVNKVHLVDQHYNKEFEPHLSRDYDIRKVSGVSDEKDFFGLVVQDSDVVICTAQILYNALINKEEARHVELSDITLLIIDECHHTHKEGVYNKIMRLYVEKKLREEQPLPQILGLTASPGTGGAKTLDKAVEHVLQICANLDSAIVSTKKYAPELKERVPRPKRFFDIVEQRAKDPFGDHLKWMMSLIHDYMDLPPDFRLRECGTQEYEADVVILEQRGVQENNRLLAQCALHLRQYSDALLINDTLRMVDAYRSLKEFYITKRTMTIDGTDFFLLGLFEENQVELKNLAMDSQFENPKMAKLQSTLLEQFGSGVPSKGIIFSKTRKSTHCLKDWVLKNRELQEAGIKADILTGAGSGINYMTQNEQAETIQNFRRGALNLLISTSVAEEGLDIPECNLVVRYGLLTNEIAQQQATGRARAKDSRYSVVAQAGGREVRREHMNEYLEDLTGKAIASVQSLSHREFHTKITELQEKAFFCSKLEQRHQADRRSRNTAASIQLLCRNCFTPVASGSDIKLVDNVQYVNINPDFKRHYKVGEQVFLDRSFEDWEPGCRLRCKICNKEWGFEIKYKKSALMPNLAIKNFALETPDGRRTVKKWKDVPFTVEDFSIEEYIEENFPDLFN